The following coding sequences are from one Lolium rigidum isolate FL_2022 chromosome 6, APGP_CSIRO_Lrig_0.1, whole genome shotgun sequence window:
- the LOC124663427 gene encoding LOW QUALITY PROTEIN: phospholipase A1-II 2-like (The sequence of the model RefSeq protein was modified relative to this genomic sequence to represent the inferred CDS: deleted 1 base in 1 codon), producing the protein MPPPVWSSCQSLQKITTPLVCEVNLTLSERKRTGWHDGGTAQLNKTKGQADHKGRYASRTLAMFSGDMSGRWRELHGSDRWDGLLDPLDVDLRRLLITYGEMIMATYEAFIAERRSPNAGMCRYRRADLLRRVEVSHPEWYQVTRYIYATASADVHGKVLLRPLCRDGRERECNWMGYVAVATDEGAAALGRRDIVVAWRGTQRALEWVADMKLAFASAAGILGPEGADGSDPSVHRGYLSLYTSSDHSSELSKQSARMQVLTEIARLMDKYKDEDTSITVVGHSLGATLATLNAVDIAANSYNKPALWSAARSPTPITAVVFGSPRTGDRDFRDIFHRLPDLRMLRVRNRPDRIPFYPPVGYADIGVEMLIDTRRSPFLKPHGNESQSHDLECHLHGIAGWQGDHGEFKLVIDRDIALVNKFNDCLIDEYPVPVGWKVHHNKNMVKGPKGRWVLEDHEPDYDDGDDSL; encoded by the exons atgccgccgccggtgtG GTCCAGTTGTCAGTCTCTGCAGAAGATAACAACTCCACTTGTGTGCGAGGTCAACCTAACTTTGTCAGAACGAAAACGAACAGGTTGGCACGACGGAGGCACAGCCCAGCTGAACAAGACCAAAGGTCAGGCCGATCACAAAGGCCGGTACGCC TCCCGCACGCTGGCGATGTTCTCCGGCGACATGTCCGGCCGGTGGCGGGAGCTGCACGGCAGCGACCGCTGGGACGGCCTGCTCGACCCGCTCGACGTCGACCTCCGGCGCCTCCTCATCACCTACGGCGAGATGATCATGGCCACGTACGAGGCCTTCATCGCCGAGCGCCGCTCCCCGAACGCCGGCATGTGCCGGTACCGGCgcgccgacctcctccggcgcgtGGAGGTGTCCCACCCGGAATGGTACCAGGTGACCCGCTACATCTACGCCACGGCCAGCGCCGACGTGCACGGCAAGGTGCTGCTCCGGCCGCTGTGCCGGGACGGGCGCGAGAGGGAATGCAACTGGATGGGCTACGTCGCCGTGGCCACggacgagggcgccgccgcgctcggCCGTCGGGACATCGTCGTGGCGTGGCGAGGCACGCAGCGGGCCCTGGAGTGGGTGGCCGATATGAAGCTCGCCTTCGCCTCGGCGGCCGGGATCCTCGGCCCGGAAGGCGCCGACGGGTCCGACCCGTCCGTGCACCGCGGGTACCTGTCGCTGTACACCTCGTCGGACCATAGCTCGGAGCTCAGCAAGCAGAGCGCCAGGATGCAG GTATTGACAGAGATCGCAAGGCTAATGGACAAATATAAGGATGAGGACACCAGCATCACTGTCGTTGGGCACAGCCTGGGCGCCACCCTGGCCACCCTCAACGCCGTTGACATCGCCGCCAACTCCTATAACAAACCCGCCCTGTGGTCGGCGGCCAGGAGCCCGACCCCGATCACGGCCGTCGTCTTCGGCAGCCCGCGCACGGGCGACCGCGACTTCCGTGACATCTTCCACCGCCTCCCGGACCTCCGGATGCTCCGCGTCCGGAACCGGCCTGACCGCATCCCGTTCTACCCGCCCGTGGGCTACGCCGACATCGGCGTGGAGATGCTGATCGACACGCGCCGCTCACCGTTCCTCAAGCCCCACGGCAACGAGTCGCAGTCGCACGACCTCGAGTGCCACCTGCATGGCATCGCCGGGTGGCAGGGGGACCACGGCGAGTTCAAGCTCGTGATCGACCGGGACATCGCCCTCGTGAACAAGTTCAACGACTGCCTCATCGACGAGTACCCCGTGCCAGTGGGCTGGAAGGTGCACCACAACAAGAACATGGTGAAAGGACCCAAAGGGAGGTGGGTCTTGGAGGACCATGAGCCTGACTACGACGACGGTGACGACAGCTTGTAG